A genomic region of uncultured Paludibaculum sp. contains the following coding sequences:
- a CDS encoding glycosyltransferase family 4 protein has product MSIERVVYCAAHGGFGGQAIPLGGGAAVSNLLLEEWGRTRPFELELLSPAILGGGGPSGRELVEFDERQYAAFCESFRAASTQAVLRHDPRTTAVLVNDISEGPDFAALQRAGFRIVTVYHVDVVAYIAAIYLKGRVSPRGLTRFWEVVRSLGLDRVAPVILRLIFAQQRASLVYSHAVVVPSAGMKEILLECYPKTPPERIHVVPWGAPPRHGPPEEAQVAAAALRREFEVPEDARVLLCLSRISPEKGQDVLLEALIEAEQTGRLPREPLWLFLCGEPAFMHGRRHMERLRSLAERLQRVKVVFPGYTMGLRKQAFFQLADLYVFPSRHESYGLTLMEALSEGLPAVCLEHQGSREVMTEAVGVMLKQPSRAELWAAIAGMLDDSERRERMSKAARSYAELRPFSISAGRLAGLLVE; this is encoded by the coding sequence GTGAGCATCGAACGGGTCGTATACTGCGCCGCGCACGGCGGCTTCGGCGGCCAGGCGATTCCGTTGGGCGGCGGCGCGGCCGTTTCCAATCTGCTGCTGGAGGAATGGGGCCGGACCCGGCCCTTCGAACTGGAATTGTTGAGCCCGGCGATTCTGGGCGGGGGCGGGCCTTCGGGCCGCGAGTTGGTGGAGTTCGACGAACGCCAATATGCAGCGTTCTGCGAGTCGTTCCGGGCAGCGTCGACACAGGCGGTGCTACGCCACGATCCACGGACGACGGCCGTGCTGGTAAACGACATCAGCGAAGGCCCCGACTTTGCCGCGCTGCAGCGGGCCGGCTTCCGCATCGTTACCGTCTATCACGTCGACGTGGTGGCCTACATCGCGGCGATCTACCTAAAGGGCCGGGTGTCTCCTCGCGGGCTGACGCGCTTCTGGGAAGTGGTGAGGAGCCTGGGGCTGGACCGCGTGGCGCCGGTGATTCTGCGTCTGATCTTTGCCCAGCAGAGGGCCAGCTTGGTGTACTCGCACGCCGTGGTGGTGCCGTCGGCGGGGATGAAGGAGATCCTGTTGGAGTGCTATCCGAAGACGCCGCCGGAGCGCATTCATGTGGTGCCTTGGGGGGCTCCGCCGCGACACGGGCCTCCGGAAGAGGCGCAGGTGGCCGCGGCCGCATTACGGCGCGAGTTCGAGGTGCCCGAGGATGCGCGGGTTCTGCTGTGCCTGAGCAGGATCTCACCGGAGAAGGGGCAGGATGTGTTGCTTGAGGCGCTGATCGAAGCCGAACAGACCGGCCGCCTGCCCCGCGAGCCGCTCTGGCTGTTTTTGTGTGGAGAACCGGCGTTCATGCATGGGCGCCGGCACATGGAGCGGCTGCGGAGTCTCGCGGAGCGTCTGCAGCGAGTGAAGGTGGTGTTTCCTGGCTACACGATGGGTTTGCGGAAACAGGCGTTTTTCCAACTGGCGGATCTGTACGTGTTTCCTTCGCGGCACGAGAGCTACGGGTTGACCTTGATGGAGGCGCTGTCGGAGGGGCTGCCGGCGGTTTGCCTGGAACATCAGGGGTCGCGCGAAGTGATGACGGAGGCAGTCGGGGTAATGCTGAAGCAGCCCAGCCGGGCCGAGTTGTGGGCAGCCATCGCCGGGATGCTGGACGATTCAGAACGGCGGGAGCGAATGTCGAAGGCGGCGCGGAGCTATGCCGAGTTGAGGCCGTTCTCGATCAGCGCCGGACGGCTGGCGGGATTGCTTGTCGAATAG
- a CDS encoding mechanosensitive ion channel family protein has protein sequence MTSFLAGVPVQRWDEYLFSALRIGGYLGGAALLNFLMSKFFSTVGRISSDLVRERGGEVDLERAKQTNTVKTIARRVLFSMVWAFAILLALKREVGFEVGPLLAGAGVAGLAIGFAAQSVLKDWIGGFFLLTEGEIRIGDVVKIGDLSGSVEKLSLRTTVLRAYDGGVHVVANGSIQTFTNLTLSFSYAVFDVAVDYDEDPQRLMEVFREVGREMRSDEVFRRLIVADIEVAGVDRFTEQGVVVKARIKTQPSQQWAVGRELNLRLRARCAALGINIATAQRAVQLFEKGFTHDPTTVQPTRRP, from the coding sequence ATGACTTCCTTTCTGGCCGGAGTGCCGGTACAGCGGTGGGACGAATACCTGTTCAGTGCCCTGCGCATCGGAGGATATCTGGGCGGCGCGGCGCTGCTGAACTTCCTGATGAGCAAGTTCTTCTCAACAGTGGGCCGCATCTCCTCCGACCTGGTGCGTGAGCGGGGCGGGGAAGTCGACCTCGAACGCGCTAAACAGACGAACACCGTGAAGACGATCGCACGGCGAGTCCTCTTCTCCATGGTCTGGGCGTTCGCGATCCTGCTCGCGCTGAAGCGGGAGGTGGGCTTTGAGGTGGGTCCGCTGCTGGCAGGCGCCGGAGTCGCCGGATTGGCCATCGGCTTCGCGGCCCAGAGTGTGTTGAAGGACTGGATCGGCGGGTTCTTCCTGCTGACGGAGGGGGAGATCCGCATCGGCGACGTGGTCAAGATTGGCGACCTTTCCGGCTCCGTCGAGAAGCTCTCGCTGCGGACCACCGTGCTGCGCGCTTATGACGGCGGTGTCCACGTGGTGGCCAACGGGAGCATCCAGACCTTCACCAACCTGACACTGAGCTTCAGCTATGCTGTATTTGACGTGGCAGTCGACTACGACGAGGACCCTCAGCGCCTCATGGAAGTGTTCCGCGAGGTAGGCCGCGAGATGCGGTCCGATGAGGTGTTCCGCCGGCTGATAGTGGCGGACATAGAAGTCGCCGGGGTAGACCGCTTCACGGAGCAGGGCGTGGTCGTCAAGGCCCGTATCAAAACACAACCCAGCCAGCAGTGGGCGGTGGGGCGAGAGTTGAACCTGCGCCTGCGCGCCCGCTGCGCCGCGCTGGGCATCAACATCGCCACGGCCCAGCGAGCCGTCCAGTTGTTCGAAAAAGGATTCACGCATGATCCCACTACGGTCCAACCAACTCGCCGGCCTTGA
- a CDS encoding TIM barrel protein, with protein sequence MKRRSFLPAAGLGVAAMSAQTPTPTSGRLKQSVCRWCYAKTPIEELAAASAKMGIDSIDLVDPKEWDVVKKHGLKLTVVPGPTTIPDGLNRKESHDAIEAKFRPMVDQAVAAGALSIIVFSGNRKGMKDDEGAENTIMGLNRLKKYAEDKGILVVMELLNSKVNHKDYMCDKSPWGIEVVKAVNSPNVKLLYDIYHMQIMEGDVIRTIRDNHQWFGHYHTGGNPGRNEIDDTQELNYRAITKAIIETGFQGHMAHEFVPKREPLVSLREAVELCRV encoded by the coding sequence ATGAAACGCCGATCCTTCCTCCCCGCCGCAGGTCTTGGCGTCGCCGCCATGTCAGCTCAAACCCCAACCCCGACATCCGGAAGACTCAAGCAGTCCGTCTGCCGCTGGTGCTACGCCAAGACCCCCATTGAGGAGTTGGCGGCCGCCAGCGCCAAAATGGGCATCGACTCCATCGATCTCGTCGACCCGAAGGAATGGGACGTGGTCAAGAAACATGGCCTGAAGCTGACCGTCGTGCCCGGCCCCACCACCATCCCCGACGGCCTCAACCGCAAGGAAAGCCACGACGCCATCGAAGCCAAATTCCGTCCCATGGTCGATCAGGCTGTCGCCGCGGGAGCGCTCTCCATCATCGTCTTCTCCGGCAACCGCAAGGGCATGAAGGACGATGAAGGCGCGGAGAACACCATCATGGGCCTCAACCGGCTGAAGAAGTATGCCGAGGATAAGGGCATCCTGGTAGTGATGGAGTTGCTCAACTCCAAGGTCAACCACAAGGACTACATGTGCGACAAGTCGCCGTGGGGCATCGAAGTGGTGAAGGCGGTGAACTCACCGAACGTGAAACTGCTGTACGACATCTATCACATGCAGATTATGGAAGGCGATGTGATCCGGACCATCCGCGACAACCACCAATGGTTCGGTCACTATCACACGGGCGGCAACCCGGGCCGGAACGAGATCGACGATACGCAGGAACTGAACTACCGGGCGATCACGAAGGCTATCATCGAGACCGGCTTCCAGGGCCACATGGCGCACGAGTTCGTGCCCAAGCGGGAGCCGCTGGTCTCCTTGCGTGAGGCCGTTGAACTCTGCCGCGTGTAG
- a CDS encoding DUF2934 domain-containing protein produces MTNKKKNTQDPEIVKAAESAPATKSKTEKSKPASTAAVSKSSAATHKATARKPAVRKTVAAAATASPAPVSSPAAEAKPAFDAAACQHEIATEAYYQWMNRGGGEGREQEDWLRAVEVVRARYE; encoded by the coding sequence ATGACAAACAAGAAGAAGAATACTCAGGATCCTGAAATCGTGAAGGCGGCCGAATCGGCCCCGGCAACGAAGAGCAAAACCGAAAAGAGCAAGCCCGCCAGCACCGCGGCGGTCTCCAAATCGTCTGCCGCGACGCACAAGGCAACCGCGCGCAAACCGGCCGTCCGCAAGACCGTCGCTGCTGCCGCCACCGCCAGCCCGGCGCCCGTCTCATCACCGGCGGCCGAGGCGAAGCCGGCCTTCGACGCGGCTGCCTGCCAGCACGAGATCGCGACGGAGGCTTATTACCAATGGATGAATCGCGGAGGCGGCGAGGGCAGGGAGCAAGAGGATTGGCTGCGCGCCGTTGAGGTCGTTCGCGCCCGTTACGAATAG
- the lexA gene encoding transcriptional repressor LexA yields MALTPRQKEVLDFLVDYTERNGYSPSFEEIAAGLQLASLATVHKHITALEQKGYLKRRYNESRSIEVSPEYRAAEHARVHGPESGGMTVPLLGRIAAGLPVESVPAPETLNFADFAGSAETYALQVRGDSMIEDHICSGDYVLVERTPNVRDGEIVVALVGGLETTLKRLYRQTDGMVRLQPANAAMEPILVQGESVELQGRVLAVLRKYK; encoded by the coding sequence ATGGCTCTGACGCCCAGACAGAAAGAAGTCCTAGACTTCCTAGTCGACTATACAGAGCGGAACGGGTATAGCCCGAGTTTTGAAGAGATCGCGGCTGGCCTGCAGTTGGCCTCGCTCGCGACTGTTCACAAACACATCACCGCTCTAGAACAAAAGGGGTACCTCAAGAGACGCTACAACGAGAGCCGATCAATTGAGGTGTCGCCGGAATATCGGGCCGCTGAGCACGCGCGCGTCCACGGACCGGAAAGCGGAGGCATGACCGTGCCGCTTCTGGGACGTATCGCCGCGGGCCTGCCGGTGGAATCGGTACCGGCGCCCGAAACGCTCAACTTCGCCGACTTTGCAGGTTCGGCGGAGACTTATGCCCTGCAGGTTCGGGGGGACTCGATGATCGAGGACCATATCTGCAGCGGCGATTACGTACTAGTGGAACGCACTCCGAATGTGCGTGACGGTGAAATTGTTGTGGCGTTGGTGGGTGGTTTGGAAACCACGCTAAAGCGCTTATATAGGCAGACGGACGGAATGGTACGGCTTCAGCCGGCCAACGCCGCCATGGAACCGATTCTTGTGCAGGGTGAGAGCGTCGAACTGCAAGGACGCGTGCTCGCCGTGCTGCGCAAGTACAAGTAA
- a CDS encoding zinc ribbon domain-containing protein yields MPIFEYACEDCGTKFEKLIRRESDYDLLSCPSCGEKHLHKEHSTFSPKMGVSKQPAPAMCPSGGMCPTPGKCGIN; encoded by the coding sequence ATGCCGATTTTTGAGTATGCCTGTGAAGACTGCGGGACGAAGTTTGAGAAGCTGATCCGGCGCGAGAGCGACTACGATCTACTGTCGTGTCCATCGTGCGGCGAGAAGCACCTGCACAAAGAGCACTCGACCTTCTCCCCAAAGATGGGTGTATCCAAGCAGCCAGCGCCAGCCATGTGCCCCTCCGGCGGCATGTGTCCGACGCCTGGAAAGTGCGGAATAAATTAA
- the dacB gene encoding D-alanyl-D-alanine carboxypeptidase/D-alanyl-D-alanine-endopeptidase: MLRTICFAVLFLAAGNAQSLDEKVSQLLAEPAAQRAVWGIHVVDLASGNSVYARNAGIPMTPASNTKLLSTVLSIARLGPDYRFETRILAANPPDSTGRITGDLRLVGGGDPTMSARDIPYKKGRIEGDPLKPLAELADKIVQAGVRAIDGDIIGDDTRWPWLPYPDGWTMDDTIWEYGAPVSALTINDNALDLRIRPGRKPGETAEITLTPSVEYYTIHNTLKTQAGAPRNITVDRQPNSHVLLIGGTAAPNGGAATQLIAIDDPATFAAQALAELLRARGVTIRGSVRAAHRLPGQPYQAAVGFELAKRVSPPLIEILKIVNKVSQNLDAEIVLREVGFVKKKEGTADAAHEEMTEFLMGLGLDRKDFALADGSGLSRRTLASPTTFTTVLRYMHNSPWREDFRDLLPIAGEDGTLSSRFRGFDRVTAIRAKTGSISHVAALSGYAGEDDGKRLAFSIIANNYTASSAEIRSIIDKIAVAILEEGNR, from the coding sequence ATGCTTCGGACGATTTGTTTTGCTGTACTGTTCCTTGCCGCAGGTAACGCGCAGAGTCTTGACGAAAAGGTGAGCCAACTCCTGGCCGAACCGGCGGCCCAACGCGCGGTCTGGGGCATCCATGTGGTCGATCTTGCCAGTGGCAACTCGGTGTACGCCAGGAATGCGGGGATCCCGATGACCCCGGCGTCGAACACCAAGCTGCTGTCGACTGTTCTGTCGATCGCCCGGCTCGGTCCCGACTACCGGTTCGAAACGCGCATTCTCGCCGCGAATCCACCGGACTCCACCGGCCGAATCACCGGTGATTTGCGACTGGTGGGCGGCGGCGACCCGACCATGTCTGCCCGCGATATTCCATACAAGAAAGGCAGGATTGAGGGAGACCCCCTCAAGCCGCTAGCCGAACTTGCGGACAAGATCGTCCAGGCCGGGGTCCGGGCAATCGACGGCGACATCATCGGAGACGACACCCGCTGGCCGTGGCTTCCCTATCCCGATGGCTGGACCATGGACGACACTATCTGGGAATATGGCGCGCCCGTGAGCGCCCTGACCATCAACGACAACGCCCTGGATCTCAGAATCCGTCCGGGCAGGAAACCGGGGGAAACGGCGGAGATCACGCTCACTCCGTCCGTGGAGTACTACACCATCCACAACACTCTGAAGACCCAGGCCGGCGCGCCACGGAACATCACCGTCGACCGACAGCCGAACTCGCACGTCCTCCTAATAGGAGGAACCGCCGCGCCGAACGGGGGAGCCGCCACCCAGTTGATCGCCATCGACGACCCGGCCACTTTTGCCGCTCAGGCGCTGGCCGAATTGCTGCGGGCGCGGGGTGTGACGATCCGCGGATCGGTCCGGGCGGCACATCGTCTGCCGGGCCAGCCCTATCAGGCCGCGGTTGGGTTCGAGTTGGCGAAGCGGGTTTCGCCTCCGCTGATTGAAATCTTAAAGATCGTCAATAAAGTGAGCCAGAACCTGGATGCGGAAATTGTCCTGCGCGAAGTTGGGTTCGTTAAGAAGAAGGAAGGCACGGCCGACGCGGCGCACGAGGAGATGACTGAGTTCCTGATGGGCCTGGGTCTGGATCGCAAGGACTTCGCGCTGGCCGACGGCTCGGGCCTGTCGCGGCGGACGCTGGCCTCACCTACTACGTTCACGACCGTCCTGCGCTACATGCACAACAGCCCGTGGCGCGAGGACTTTCGCGACCTGCTGCCTATCGCCGGAGAGGATGGAACGCTCAGCAGCCGCTTCCGGGGTTTCGATCGTGTGACGGCTATCCGGGCGAAGACCGGGTCGATCAGTCACGTGGCGGCACTCTCGGGCTATGCGGGGGAAGATGACGGCAAGCGGCTGGCGTTTTCGATCATCGCGAACAACTACACCGCTTCGAGTGCGGAGATCCGGTCGATCATTGATAAAATCGCAGTAGCCATCCTTGAGGAAGGGAACCGTTGA
- a CDS encoding MBL fold metallo-hydrolase — protein MKLTFWGAARTVTGSMHHLAVNGRRYLLDCGLYQGHRKEAQERNKHFPFSPSSIEAVLVSHAHIDHTGNLPSLVKGGFSGPIYATPATVDLSKSMLADSAHIQEKDALFVAKRLSRRRKIGQADDLEVIEPLYSVEDAQKTLEMFTEVKEHEVKEVSPGLAYTAYDAGHMLGSTAIAMDLQENERKVRLAFSGDVGRPNLPIIRDPDTMPPVDYLIMESTYGDRLHKDMGSAKDKLADAINRVSARGGKIIAPAFAVGRTQQLVLLIHELVLEHRIPGIPIFVDSPLAVNVTEAFRKHTELFDAETQNFVDNGHDPFGFNLLHYVREVSESKALNDLRGPCLILSASGMAEAGRILHHLRNNIEDPRNMVLITGFQAENTLGRKIVDKMPEVPIFGEPVRLRAEVVKLNELSGHADQNELLTWMKPMVKTLKKVFLVHGEPQQSEALAKMIRTLYDLPVEVPTRGQVFDL, from the coding sequence ATGAAGTTGACGTTCTGGGGAGCGGCACGCACCGTGACCGGCTCCATGCATCACCTCGCCGTGAACGGCCGTCGCTATCTGCTGGACTGCGGGCTGTATCAGGGCCATAGAAAAGAAGCGCAGGAGCGAAACAAGCACTTCCCGTTTTCGCCGTCTTCGATTGAGGCCGTGCTGGTTTCGCACGCGCACATCGACCACACGGGAAATCTCCCCTCTTTAGTCAAGGGTGGATTCTCGGGCCCGATCTACGCGACGCCGGCTACGGTGGACCTGAGCAAGTCGATGCTGGCCGATTCGGCGCACATCCAGGAGAAAGACGCGCTCTTCGTCGCCAAGCGGCTGTCGCGCCGGCGCAAGATTGGCCAGGCCGACGACCTCGAGGTGATTGAGCCGCTCTACTCCGTGGAGGATGCCCAGAAGACGCTGGAGATGTTCACGGAGGTCAAGGAGCACGAGGTGAAAGAGGTTTCACCCGGGCTCGCCTATACGGCCTATGATGCGGGCCACATGCTCGGCTCCACCGCAATCGCGATGGACTTGCAGGAGAATGAGCGTAAAGTCCGTCTGGCGTTCTCGGGCGATGTGGGACGACCCAATCTGCCCATCATTCGGGACCCGGACACGATGCCGCCGGTGGACTACTTGATCATGGAGTCCACTTACGGGGACCGGCTGCACAAGGACATGGGCTCGGCCAAGGACAAGCTGGCGGACGCGATCAACCGGGTGAGCGCACGGGGCGGCAAGATCATTGCTCCGGCCTTCGCGGTGGGGCGCACGCAGCAACTGGTGCTGCTCATTCACGAGTTAGTGCTGGAACACCGAATCCCAGGCATCCCGATCTTCGTGGATAGTCCACTGGCGGTGAACGTCACCGAGGCCTTCCGGAAACACACCGAACTGTTCGACGCCGAAACACAGAACTTCGTGGACAACGGGCACGACCCGTTCGGATTCAATCTGCTGCATTACGTCCGGGAAGTCTCGGAGTCGAAGGCGTTGAACGACCTGCGCGGACCGTGCCTAATTCTGTCGGCTTCGGGCATGGCCGAAGCGGGGCGCATTCTGCACCATCTGCGCAACAATATTGAAGATCCACGCAACATGGTGCTGATCACGGGCTTCCAGGCGGAGAATACGCTAGGCCGCAAGATTGTCGACAAGATGCCCGAGGTGCCGATTTTCGGCGAACCGGTGCGGCTGCGAGCCGAGGTGGTGAAGCTGAACGAACTGTCAGGTCATGCTGACCAGAACGAGCTGCTGACCTGG